From the Solanum lycopersicum chromosome 10, SLM_r2.1 genome, one window contains:
- the LOC138339026 gene encoding uncharacterized protein isoform X4 codes for MVKIMVARTKQEGAGCQANDERQTLGHCGSCWSCCGAAESLSDCFCIHFGWCVKDERKLNAEIVDLQVQNLKVFLSYQVIEELDL; via the exons ATGGTGAAGATCATGGTGGCGAGGACAAAACAAGAAGGAGCTGGTTGTCAGGCAAATGATGAGAGACAGACATTG GGACATTGTGGTTCTTGTTGGTCTTGTTGTGGTGCTGCTGAGTCGTTGTCTGATTGTTTCTGTATTCATTTTGGCTGG TGTGTCAAAGATGAGAGGAAGCTCAATGCTGAAATTGTTGATCTGCAGGTTCAAAACCTCAAGGTTTTTCTAAGTTACCAAGTGATTGAGGAATTGGACCTGTGA
- the LOC138339026 gene encoding uncharacterized protein isoform X1, producing the protein MVKIMVARTKQEGAGCQANDERQTLGHCGSCWSCCGAAESLSDCFCIHFGWVNSFLHAKTCKFILVMVANDSILCVRQNISVAANDIVGNTLLVLLRKYVFSIYCSKPQGFSKLPSD; encoded by the exons ATGGTGAAGATCATGGTGGCGAGGACAAAACAAGAAGGAGCTGGTTGTCAGGCAAATGATGAGAGACAGACATTG GGACATTGTGGTTCTTGTTGGTCTTGTTGTGGTGCTGCTGAGTCGTTGTCTGATTGTTTCTGTATTCATTTTGGCTGGGTAAATTCATTCCTTCATGCAAAAACTTGCAAGTTTATTCTAGTTATGGTCGCTAATGATTCAATTTTATGTGTGAGGCAGAATATCTCTGTGGCAGCAAATGATATCGTAGGAAATACACTTCTTGTACTTCTGAGGAAATACGTCTTTTCTATATATT GTTCAAAACCTCAAGGTTTTTCTAAGTTACCAAGTGATTGA
- the LOC138339026 gene encoding uncharacterized protein isoform X5 has protein sequence MVKIMVARTKQEGAGCQANDERQTLGHCGSCWSCCGAAESLSDCFCIHFGWNISVAANDIVGNTLLVLLRKYVFSIYLCQR, from the exons ATGGTGAAGATCATGGTGGCGAGGACAAAACAAGAAGGAGCTGGTTGTCAGGCAAATGATGAGAGACAGACATTG GGACATTGTGGTTCTTGTTGGTCTTGTTGTGGTGCTGCTGAGTCGTTGTCTGATTGTTTCTGTATTCATTTTGGCTGG AATATCTCTGTGGCAGCAAATGATATCGTAGGAAATACACTTCTTGTACTTCTGAGGAAATACGTCTTTTCTATATATT TGTGTCAAAGATGA
- the LOC138339026 gene encoding uncharacterized protein isoform X2 yields the protein MVKIMVARTKQEGAGCQANDERQTLGHCGSCWSCCGAAESLSDCFCIHFGWNISVAANDIVGNTLLVLLRKYVFSIYFSYSVSKMRGSSMLKLLICRFKTSRFF from the exons ATGGTGAAGATCATGGTGGCGAGGACAAAACAAGAAGGAGCTGGTTGTCAGGCAAATGATGAGAGACAGACATTG GGACATTGTGGTTCTTGTTGGTCTTGTTGTGGTGCTGCTGAGTCGTTGTCTGATTGTTTCTGTATTCATTTTGGCTGG AATATCTCTGTGGCAGCAAATGATATCGTAGGAAATACACTTCTTGTACTTCTGAGGAAATACGTCTTTTCTATATATT tTTCCTACAGTGTGTCAAAGATGAGAGGAAGCTCAATGCTGAAATTGTTGATCTGCAGGTTCAAAACCTCAAGGTTTTTCTAA
- the LOC138339026 gene encoding uncharacterized protein isoform X3 — translation MVKIMVARTKQEGAGCQANDERQTLGHCGSCWSCCGAAESLSDCFCIHFGWNISVAANDIVGNTLLVLLRKYVFSIYCSKPQGFSKLPSD, via the exons ATGGTGAAGATCATGGTGGCGAGGACAAAACAAGAAGGAGCTGGTTGTCAGGCAAATGATGAGAGACAGACATTG GGACATTGTGGTTCTTGTTGGTCTTGTTGTGGTGCTGCTGAGTCGTTGTCTGATTGTTTCTGTATTCATTTTGGCTGG AATATCTCTGTGGCAGCAAATGATATCGTAGGAAATACACTTCTTGTACTTCTGAGGAAATACGTCTTTTCTATATATT GTTCAAAACCTCAAGGTTTTTCTAAGTTACCAAGTGATTGA